Genomic DNA from Hymenobacter jejuensis:
CCACACCTTGCTCCACGGCCCCCAGCAGTGCATCCTGCTGCGACTTACTGAAGCGGTGAATCTCGTCGATAAACAGCAGGGTGCCGCGGCGCGATTTGGCTTTCTCAATCACCTCGCGCACGTCTTTCACGCCCGCATTGATGGCACTCAGGGCCGCGAATGGCAGTTGCAGAGCATCGGCCATCAAATGCGCAAGCGTCGTTTTGCCCACGCCGGGCGGCCCCCACAGAATAAGGGAAGGGATGCGGCCGGCGTTGAGGTAGCGGCGCAACACACCTTGCGGGCCTACAAGATGCTGTTGGCCAGCGTATTCGGCCAGCGTGCGCGGCCTACGACGCTCGGCGAGCGGCGCACCGGGTCGCGGCCCAGTAGTGTGTTGGGTAGAAGCCGAAGGCTCGGAATCGAAGAGAGAACCAGTTGTCATAAGGAAAGTAACGGAAGCCTAGAAGCTTGCGAAGTCATTGTACGGCCGTTTGCACACGGCGCATGCGGCTGCAAGCTATTGCTTACGCTACATTTGTTGGCAATGAAAAATTCTCTCCGCGTACACGCTGCCCTGTTTGGAGCGACCTTTATTTATGCCGCGAATTACAGCCTTTCCAAAGACGTAATGCCGCAGTACGCGTTGCCATTTGGGCTGGTCACACTACGAATTTTGGGCGCCGCACTAGTGTTTAATATTCTGAGCCGGGTGGTAGCCAACGAACGCATTGAGGGCCGAAGCGATACCATCCGCTCCATCCTGTGCGGACTAATTGGCATTGCAGCCAATCAATTGTTGTTTTTCTCGGGTCTCAACCTCACCTCGCCCATCAACGCGTCCCTCATCCAGACGGTGTCACCGATAGTGGTAGTGCTGGCTTCGGCGGTGTTGCTGGGTGAAAAGATTACGCCGATGCGGGCCCTAGGCATTGTGCTGGCGGGCGTAGGTGCTGCCCTCATCATTTTGGGGCGTGCTCCGGGCGCAGCCCATCCCGGACAGGATACCCCCCTGGGCAACGCTTTTATTTTGCTCAACGCCACGGCCTTCGGAATTTACCTAGTCATCGTGACGCCGCTGATGCGTAAGTACCATCCTTTCACGGTGTTAGCCCGCATTTTTCTGGTGGGCGCCGTGGCAGTTGTGCCCTTCGGTTGGCGTCAGGCTGTCGCGATTGATTACCCACACCTACCGGTATTAATCTGGTCGGAGATTATTTATATGGTGTTGTTTCTCACCATTTTAGCTTATCTGCTCAATAACTGGGCACTCAAGCACGCCAGCCCCGCTCTGACAGGCGTGTACATTTATTTGCAACCTGTACTAGCCGTAATTATTGCTGTGAGTCTAGGCAAAGACACCTTCACCGTGACCAAAGCCCTGCAAGCCTCGCTAATTTTTATCGGGGTGTTTTTGGTAAGCAAGCGGCCCAAACAACAGGTAGCGTCCACAATAGAAGTTCCCTTCGAGCCCATACAGGACTGAGCGCTGCTCCCAACAGCTATCCGAGACAGAAAAAGCCCGTTAGAAATATTTCTAACGGGCTTTTTCTGTCTCGGATAGCTGCGAATTACAAGTGAATCACCTCGTTGTACGCCGCCGCTGCCGCTTCCATGATGGCTTCCGACATGGTGGGGTGCGGGTGCACCGACTTGATGATTTCGTGGCCCGTAGTTTCGAGCTTGCGCGCTACCACTACTTCGGCAATCATCTCGGTGACGTTGGCCCCGATCATGTGGGCGCCGAGCCATTCGCCGTATTTGGCGTCGAAAATGACCTTCACAAAGCCGTCTTTCGAACCGGAAGCCGAGGCTTTGCCGGAAGCGGAGAACGGGAATTTGCCTACCAGAATCTCGAGGCCTTGATCGCGGGCTTCTTTCTCGGTGAGGCCCACGGAGGCGATTTCAGGCTGCGCATACGTACAACCCGGAATGTTCTGATAATTAAGGGGTTCTGGGTGATGGCCGGTAATCTGCTCCACGCAGATAATGCCTTCGGCCGACGCGACGTGCGCCAGTGCCGGGCCAGGCACAATGTCACCGATGGCGTAGATGCCGTCCACGTTGGTCTTGTAGAAATCGTCAACGACGACGCGACCACGATCGGTTTTGATGCCGAGTTCTTCTAAGCCTAGGTTTTCCAAGTTGGTAGACACCCCGACGGCTGAAAGCACGATGTCACACTCTACCTGCTCTTCACCTTTCTGGGTTTTGATGGTCACTTTGCAGCCGGGGCCACTGGTGTCCACCTTTTCCACCGACGAATTGGTCATGACGGTGATGCCGATTTTCTTGAAGGATTTCTCCATCTGACGCGATACTTCCTCATCCTCCACTGGCACAATGCGCGGCAAGAACTCCACAAGGGTCACTTCCGCGCCCATTGTACGGTAGAAATAGGCAAACTCAACGCCGATAGCGCCCGAGCCGACTACTACCATCCGCTTCGGCATTTGCTCCAACGACATGGCCTTGCGGTACCCAATAATCTTCTGATTATCAATGGGCAAGTTAGGCAACTCGCGAGCGCGGGCGCCGGTAGCCAGAATGATGTGCTTAGCCTCTACGGTCTCTTTCGAGCCGTCGGCTTTGGTGACTTCCACCTTGCCAGGAGCCAGCAGTTTGCCGGTACCCAACACGGTTTCGATTTTGTTCTTTTTAAACAGGAAATTGATGCCTTTGCTCATGCCATCGGCCACGCCGCGGCTGCGCTTGACCACGGCATTGAAATCGAAGCCCGGCTGGCCGGCTGTCAGGCCATATTCGTCGGCGTGCTTGAGGTATTCAAATACCTGCGCGCTTTTGAGCAGCGCTTTCGTCGGGATGCAGCCCCAGTTGAGGCAGATACCGCCGAGCGACTCGCGCTCTACCACGCCTACTTTTAGCCCGAGCTGCGAAGCCCGAATAGCGGCTACGTAGCCGCCGGGGCCGCTGCCGATAACGACCAGGTCGTATTGCAATGCCATGTTAGTGTATTGGTTGATTGAGAAGAATAAGAACCGCGCCGGACGCGGACCGCTAGGGCGCGACAAAGATAGGCAGCCCGCGCAACTCGCCCCAATGCCGGGCGCGCGGAATGCGCAGGCTTTGTGTAATAACAAAAAAAGGCGGTCAGAAGGTGTCCAACATTCCGATCAAGTCGTAGAAAGCGCCATAACGAGGCCTGTACAAGGTTTTTGTTCTTCCCGACGACTTTCACCCTATGAGATCAACTATACTTCCGCTCCTTTCGGGCGCGCTGGTCTTGCTGCTCACGACGCAATGCGCTACCACCGTAGAGACCGAAAAACCCAGGACCCTCACCTCGCAGCGGGAAATGCAACACGAGCCCGGCAACCCGCGCTACATCGACTCGACGGGTGCCGCCGCTACGGCACCCGATGCCAAGCTGTCGGCTACTTCAACGGTTGCTCCCCCACGGGCCGCACCCGCCGCAGCTAAAACGGCCGTTCCGGTTGATTATAAGGCAGAAATACGGGCAGCCGATGTTAGGCTTAAGGCGTCGCCGCGCGACGCAGATGCGCTTTTGGCGCGCGCCAAAGCCAAGAGCAACCTCAAGGACTACCGTGAGGCCATGCTCGACTATAACGCCACGCTGCGCATCACGCCCACCAATGCTGATGCGTACTACAACCGGGGCCTGACGCACCTCAAACTGAAGGAATACAACGCCTCCATCTCCGACTTTTCCAAAGCCTTAAAGTATCGCCCTGATGATAAGGAAGCATTTTTTGGCCGGGGCACTGCCAAAATGCAGATGTTCAATTTCAAAGGTGCCATCCCGGACTTTACCCGCGCCATCGAGCTCGACCCGGCCTACGCCGACGCGTACGAAGCGCGGGGCATCAGTTATTCGTCCATCAACAAGCCCACCGAGGCCCGCGCCGACTTGGAAAAAGCCGCAAAACTTAACCCAAAGATTACCAAGACGTTACGGCGCTACTCAAACAAGTAGGCCATATACTATTTACGGCCAAATAGCAGCTTGAGGTAAAAGCTGGGTTGCCGCAGACGTTCGCGTAAGTCCAAGTCCATAAACATGTTAGACAAGGTTTCGGCTAACGTAGGATTGTTGGCCGCACGGTTGGCCACGAAGTTGAAGAGCCACGGATAAGCCAGCAGCCGCTGCATCGCGCGGCTCAGGCGTAATTCCTGCCACAAGCGCCGATACACCGCCGCATCGTATTTTTGCAAGTATCTGACTGTCAAATCATTGCAAGCAACAGCTTGCGCGGCCCAATCTGCGGCGTGCCTTCCGCTTACCATGGCATGGCTGATGCCTTCGCCCGTAAACGGGTCAATGAGCGAGGCCGCATCGCCGAGTAGCAAGTAACCGTCGCCGGACAGCGTGCGCCGTTTCGAGCCTAGGGGCAAGCCGAACCCGCGCACGGGCCCAAGGCGCTCGGCGCTCGCAAAGCGCTCGCGCAGCGCTGGATGCGTTTCCAGGATTTCGTGAAGCCGCTCGCGCAGGTTGATTTTCTTTTCTGATACGGCTTTGGTCAACATACCTACGCCCACGTTGGCTTCGCCGTTGGGCAGCGGGAAAACCCAGAGGTAGCCGGGCAGAAAATCTTTGATAAAATGCAGCTCGATGAAGTTGTCGGCGTTGAGGCCCTGCACGTTGCGGTAGTAAGCGCGCAGGCCGGCGCAGTGGTGGTCGGGCTCTAGTTTGTGGCCGCCGATCTGGCGCGCAAACGCCGATTGCGCCCCGTTGGCCACCAATAGCAAACGTGCTGAAGCCACGACATTTCCATCGGCGGTGCGGAGTAGCCACCGCCCTTCGGCCGTGCGCTCGTGCTGCGTAATCTCCACGCCTTCAAGCAGTTCTATTTCAGGCCGCAGGCGCACTTCTTCGATCAGAAAATTATCGAAGTCGAGGCGTTTGGCGATATGGCCCGCGGCACGATCGGTGGATTTGTCGAAATGCGGCTTGAAGGGCACGGCCAGTTGCTGGCCGTTGGGAGCGTAAAAGTTGATGCCCCAGGAAGCCACCTGAATAGGCGACGCCGCTAAACGAGCAGGCAACTGCTCATCAATTCGCCGCAACTCATTGATTACCTTGCCACTAAGCGCATCGCCGCAGATTTTGTCGCGCGGAAAGGTGGCGCGGTCGAGGAGCAGCGTGCGGTGGCCCGCGTTGGCCAGGTGCAGGGCCGCCGTCGCGCCGCCGGGGCCCGCGCCTAAAATGCAAATGTCAACTTCCCGCATACACAAGCTTGCGCAGCGCAGATATATCCTGAGTGGACTTCGCGCTACATTTCGTCGGATGAAAGCGCAAGCTAAAGCTTACGCTACTTACCTTCGTCACCATGACAAAAATGCTCGACGGAAAAACCGCCCTCATCACGGGCGCTTCCAAAGGAATCGGCCGCGCCATTGCCGTGTATTTCGCCCAGCTTGGTGCCAACGTGGCGTTCACGTACCTCTCCAGCGTAGAGAAAGGCCAGCAGCTCGAACAAGATCTTGGCGCCCACGGCACCAAGGTAAAAGGCTATCGCTCAGATGCTTCTGACTACGCCCAAGCCGAGAAGTTGGTAGAAGATGTAGTGGCTGAGTTTGGCAAGCTGGATATTCTGGTCAACAATGCCGGCATCACGCAGGACGGCCTGCTCATGCGCATGAGCGAGCAGCAGTGGGACCAGGTGCTGAACGTGAACCTCAAATCGGTCTTCAACCTGACCAAAGCCGCCACCAAACCCATGATGCGCGCCAAAGCCGGCAGCATCATCAACATGACGTCGGTGGTGGGCATCAAAGGCAACGCGGGCCAAGCCAACTACGCAGCTTCGAAAGCCGGTATTATCGGCTTCACGAAGTCGGTGGCGCTGGAACTGGGCTCGCGCAACATTCGCTGCAACGCCATCGCGCCGGGCTTCATCGAAACCGAAATGACCGACGCCCTCGACCCGAAACAAGTAGACGAGTGGCGCAAAGCCATTCCACTCAAGCGCGGCGGCTCGCCCGAAGACGTCGCCAAAGCCACGGCTTTTCTGGCGTCGGATGAGTCGGCCTATATCACCGGCCAAGTGTTGCAGGTAGACGGCGGCATGCTGACATAAGCCAGCCTTTTTGAACAAGAATAAAGCAGGTCGGGTTGTTAGGCTTCGGTTTATGGAGCTTAACAGCCCGACCTTTTTTTACGGCGCGGCCCGAAGCGTCACCAAAGCTTTCCATGAAATCAAAACTCGTACTGGTACCCCTCACGTTGGGCGGGCTGGCCATTGGCATGACGGAATTCGTCATGATGGGCATTCTGCCCGACATCGCGCAAGCCATGCACATCAGCATCCCGACGGCGGGGCACTTTATTTCGGCGTACGCGCTCGGCGTGGTGGTCGGGGCGCCGTTGCTGGTGGCTCTTACCGGCAAGCTGCCGCCCAAGCAGATTCTGGCGTTGCTGATGGGCCTGTTTGCCATCGGCAACGGGCTTTCGGTGCTGGCGCCCAGCTATGAAATCATGCTGCTGACGCGGTTTATTTCCGGCTTGCCACACGGGGCTTTTTTCGGCGTGGGCGCCGTGGTGGCGGGCCGCTTGGCAACACCGGGTAAGGAAGCGCAAGCCGTTTCGATCATGTTTGCGGGCCTTACCATCGCCAACATCATCGGCGTACCGATCGGCACGTATCTGGGCCACAACTTCAGCTGGCGTATCCCCTTCATAATCATTGTGTTAGTAGCACTGTTCACGGTGTGGAGCGTGCGGCAGTGGCTGCCCGATCTGCCGGCGAAAGTAACGCGGCTGCAAGATGAGTTTCACGCCTTTACCAAGTTGGAGCCTTGGATGATCATTGGCATTACGATATTGGGCAACGGCGGCTTTTTTGCGTGGTTCAGCTACATCGTGCCGCTGTTTACCGACGTTACGGGCTTCAGCAATACTGCGGTAACCTTCCTGATGGTGCTGGCCGGTGTGGGCATGGCGCTGGGCAACCTGCTGGGCGGCTGGCTCACCGACCGCATGTCGCCGCTGCGGGCAACCTCATGGCTGCTGATGGCCATGGCGGTAGCCCTATTGATTATCCCTGTCGCGGCGCACTATCAGATTCCGACACTACTGATGACAATGCTGACGGGCGCCCTGGCATTTTCAACGGCAGCGCCGATTCAGATGCTGATGATTCGGGCAGCGAAAGGCTCCGAGATGCTGGCTTCTTCGCTTAGTCAATCAGGCTTTAATACGGGCAATGCGCTGGGTGCTTATCTAGGCGGGCTGCCCATTGCGGCGGGCCTGGGCTACACGTCGCCTGAATTTGTGGGTGCAGCGCTGGTTGCAGGCGGAATTTTATGCTGCGTGGCACTGGTAGCCCGGCGACGAAATAAGGTCAAGCTGGAACTTGTGACAGGATAAGATATCGGAGGCAGTATCTGAAGCGGCTGCTCCTTTGCCGCAACTTCCTAACTTCGCCCAAGCTACTGCCATGCTTTGGCAGCTAACCGCAGCAAGCAACCAAACCGCTCGCTTCGGGGTTCTTAGTGCTCTATTCCTGTATCGCCTTTGATATCCTTCGCCTCCTCTCCTTGGCTGATTCTGCTGTGCCTGGCCGCCGGCGTGGGCTATGCAGCTCTTCTGTACTCGGCGAAAGCGCCTTGGAGCAAGCCGCTGAACTACGGACTGGCTTTGCTGCGCTTTTTGGTGGTAAGCTTTCTGTGCTTTCTGCTGCTGTCGCCGTTCGTCAAAACGACGACTACCACTACCGAAGACCCTACTGTGGTGCTGGCCGTCGATAACTCGCAGTCGGTAGGGCTGTTTACACCGGTCCCGACGTTGCAGCAAACGACTACCGGCTTGGAGCAGCTCAGCCAAACGCTACGCGGCCGCGGCTTCAAGGTCGAGATTCAAACCCTGGACCCTTCAGCTCACCCCTCGCGGCCCGACTCCATCCGCTTTCAAACGGCCGCTACCGACCTGGACGGCATGCTCAGCAACATTCAAGATGCGTATGACGGCCGCAACCTGGCGG
This window encodes:
- a CDS encoding DMT family transporter, translated to MKNSLRVHAALFGATFIYAANYSLSKDVMPQYALPFGLVTLRILGAALVFNILSRVVANERIEGRSDTIRSILCGLIGIAANQLLFFSGLNLTSPINASLIQTVSPIVVVLASAVLLGEKITPMRALGIVLAGVGAALIILGRAPGAAHPGQDTPLGNAFILLNATAFGIYLVIVTPLMRKYHPFTVLARIFLVGAVAVVPFGWRQAVAIDYPHLPVLIWSEIIYMVLFLTILAYLLNNWALKHASPALTGVYIYLQPVLAVIIAVSLGKDTFTVTKALQASLIFIGVFLVSKRPKQQVASTIEVPFEPIQD
- the lpdA gene encoding dihydrolipoyl dehydrogenase, yielding MALQYDLVVIGSGPGGYVAAIRASQLGLKVGVVERESLGGICLNWGCIPTKALLKSAQVFEYLKHADEYGLTAGQPGFDFNAVVKRSRGVADGMSKGINFLFKKNKIETVLGTGKLLAPGKVEVTKADGSKETVEAKHIILATGARARELPNLPIDNQKIIGYRKAMSLEQMPKRMVVVGSGAIGVEFAYFYRTMGAEVTLVEFLPRIVPVEDEEVSRQMEKSFKKIGITVMTNSSVEKVDTSGPGCKVTIKTQKGEEQVECDIVLSAVGVSTNLENLGLEELGIKTDRGRVVVDDFYKTNVDGIYAIGDIVPGPALAHVASAEGIICVEQITGHHPEPLNYQNIPGCTYAQPEIASVGLTEKEARDQGLEILVGKFPFSASGKASASGSKDGFVKVIFDAKYGEWLGAHMIGANVTEMIAEVVVARKLETTGHEIIKSVHPHPTMSEAIMEAAAAAYNEVIHL
- a CDS encoding tetratricopeptide repeat protein — encoded protein: MRSTILPLLSGALVLLLTTQCATTVETEKPRTLTSQREMQHEPGNPRYIDSTGAAATAPDAKLSATSTVAPPRAAPAAAKTAVPVDYKAEIRAADVRLKASPRDADALLARAKAKSNLKDYREAMLDYNATLRITPTNADAYYNRGLTHLKLKEYNASISDFSKALKYRPDDKEAFFGRGTAKMQMFNFKGAIPDFTRAIELDPAYADAYEARGISYSSINKPTEARADLEKAAKLNPKITKTLRRYSNK
- a CDS encoding NAD(P)/FAD-dependent oxidoreductase, producing the protein MREVDICILGAGPGGATAALHLANAGHRTLLLDRATFPRDKICGDALSGKVINELRRIDEQLPARLAASPIQVASWGINFYAPNGQQLAVPFKPHFDKSTDRAAGHIAKRLDFDNFLIEEVRLRPEIELLEGVEITQHERTAEGRWLLRTADGNVVASARLLLVANGAQSAFARQIGGHKLEPDHHCAGLRAYYRNVQGLNADNFIELHFIKDFLPGYLWVFPLPNGEANVGVGMLTKAVSEKKINLRERLHEILETHPALRERFASAERLGPVRGFGLPLGSKRRTLSGDGYLLLGDAASLIDPFTGEGISHAMVSGRHAADWAAQAVACNDLTVRYLQKYDAAVYRRLWQELRLSRAMQRLLAYPWLFNFVANRAANNPTLAETLSNMFMDLDLRERLRQPSFYLKLLFGRK
- the fabG gene encoding 3-oxoacyl-[acyl-carrier-protein] reductase; the protein is MTKMLDGKTALITGASKGIGRAIAVYFAQLGANVAFTYLSSVEKGQQLEQDLGAHGTKVKGYRSDASDYAQAEKLVEDVVAEFGKLDILVNNAGITQDGLLMRMSEQQWDQVLNVNLKSVFNLTKAATKPMMRAKAGSIINMTSVVGIKGNAGQANYAASKAGIIGFTKSVALELGSRNIRCNAIAPGFIETEMTDALDPKQVDEWRKAIPLKRGGSPEDVAKATAFLASDESAYITGQVLQVDGGMLT
- a CDS encoding MFS transporter; protein product: MKSKLVLVPLTLGGLAIGMTEFVMMGILPDIAQAMHISIPTAGHFISAYALGVVVGAPLLVALTGKLPPKQILALLMGLFAIGNGLSVLAPSYEIMLLTRFISGLPHGAFFGVGAVVAGRLATPGKEAQAVSIMFAGLTIANIIGVPIGTYLGHNFSWRIPFIIIVLVALFTVWSVRQWLPDLPAKVTRLQDEFHAFTKLEPWMIIGITILGNGGFFAWFSYIVPLFTDVTGFSNTAVTFLMVLAGVGMALGNLLGGWLTDRMSPLRATSWLLMAMAVALLIIPVAAHYQIPTLLMTMLTGALAFSTAAPIQMLMIRAAKGSEMLASSLSQSGFNTGNALGAYLGGLPIAAGLGYTSPEFVGAALVAGGILCCVALVARRRNKVKLELVTG